The segment AGGGCCAGAAATGGGAAACGAAAAGGCCGTGACCCTTGTTTCCGCAGGTCACGGCCTTGATCTTTTGTGCGCCCGAAGGGACTCGAACCCCTAACCTTCTGATCCGTAGTCAGATGCTCTATCCATTGAGCTACGGGCGCTCTCTCAGTGCTCAGCCAGCATACACACCGGCTTTCGCGCGGAGACTCCGGGATTCGAACCCGGGAGGGGCTTTAAAACCCCAACCGCATTAGCAGTGCGGCGCCATAGACCAGACTAGGCGAAGTCTCCCCCGGCAGCCCTGAGGCTACCGAGGCTTGAGAATACCGGACCCCTCGGAGGCCGCACAAAGAGGCCACCACATGCCACGCCGGAGATCTTCTCGACCGGGCGCCAACAGGCGAAACGTGGCTTCAACGGCTAGGCTTCGTTCGATGGAGGAGAACACTCGCCGGGATGCCCCGCGCGCACGCGATCCTCGGGCCGCGTTCAGTGCGCCCGAGGAGTCTGCCTCCGCCGACGAGTCTGATGCGCGGCCGGTCCGCCGCGCTGCGCCGCCGGCGGTGACCTTCCAACCCCCGCGTCCCGGCCTGAGTGCCGAAGGTCACTCTTCAAGCCCCCCTTCCGGTACGCGTGACGCCTCCCCAAACCCATCTACCCCGTCCCCGCTCGCTCCGGAAAGGCGCAAGCCCGCCCGAAAGCCGGCTGCCCGCCCCGCCCGGTCATCCACGACGCCCCCGGCCGGCAACGGAATCCCGGAGCAGCCACGCACGGGCGCCGTCCCCGCAAAGCCGGACCAGCCGCGCGCAGGCACCGCTCCCACTAAGCCGGACCAGCCACGCGCAGGTGCCGCCCCCGCAAAGCCGGACCAGCCACGCACGGGCGCCGCCCCCGCAAAGCCGGACCAGCCACGCACGGGCGCCGCCCCCGCAAAGCCGGACCAGCCACGCACGGGCGCCGCCCCCGCAAAGCCGGACCAGCCACGCACGGGCGCCGCCCCCGCAAAGCCGGACCAGCCACGCACGGGCGCCGCCCCCGCAAAGCCGGACCAGCCACGCGCGGGTGCTGTCCCCGCTAAGCAGCAGGCGACAGCCTTCCCGGAGCCGGAGCAGCAGACGGCCGCGACCACAACGCCGCCGACCTCGGCCCCGGCCAAGAAGGCCGCTCCGCGCCCGGCCCGGAAGACCGCCCCCGCGAAGCCGGCCCCGCTCAAGAAGGCCGCACCAGCCAAGAACGCTGTGCCCTCCAAGAACGCCGCACCAGCAAAGAAGGCGTCCCCGGCCAAGAACATCACCCCGGCCTCAAGCCAAACGGGCCCGGCCGAGGTAGCCGAAGCCGTGGACATGTCACCGCCTCCCCCTGCCAAGGCCACACGCCCGAGCAAAGTCAGCCGCCCCGCAGTCTCGGCTGCCGAAGAAACGCCGGCCGCTACGAAGGGCTTGGCTGAAGCGCCACTCGCTGCAGGAGGGCCCGCCGCAGCACCCGCCGCGAAGAAGGCTGCCGAAGCACCATCCACCGCAGACAAGCCTGCCGAAGCACCACTCGCTGCAGAAAAGCCGGCCGAGGCCCCGCCCGTCGCAGAAAAGCCTGCCGCAGCACCCGCAGCGAAGGAGCCGGCCGCAGCGCCGCGCATCGCAGGGGAGAAGGCGGCTAGGCCGACCGCAGCTCAGCAGCCGCCGTTCGGTGGCGAGCTCGACCAGCAGGCCGCCCAGGTGGTTAGGCCGACCGCCACGGCGCCCCGGGCGCAGTCGGCCCACGCCCTCGCCCTGGATCTCTGGCCGGCCCTCCTGGCCGACCCCACCCACGCCCCGCAAACCCTGGCCACCGCCGCGGTCGAGACCATCGGCCCGCGCGCTCAAGCCTGGGCCGACAGCATCCGCGCCGCCTATCCGCAGGCCACCCCGGAAAGCCTGGCACGCCTGGCGACCAGGCGTTTCGCCCGCTCGGCAGCGCTGCGGGCCGGCCTGGGCGCGGTCGCCGGCCCGTACGCCCCGGTTGCTCTGCTCACTGCAGCCGCGATCACGCATGCGGAGCTGGTTCTGCACCTGGCTGCGGCGTACGGCAAGAATGCCACCGACCCGCAGCGTGCCGACGACCTGGTGCGGCTGTTCCCCAAGGGCTGGCTGGCCGCCTGGGCGGCCGTGCGGATCGCGGACCGTGCGTGGCCCGGCCTGAGCCTGGCCACCGCCGTGCTGGGCAGCCGTAACGCGATCGAGGATGCGGCTGTGCGGGCCCGGCGTCTCTATTCCGAGGTCAGCCAGCCGAGCCAGGAGTCGGGCAGCAGCTGATAGCCGACGAAGGCGGTGATGTCGAGGAGGCTGTGCGCCACGATCAGCGGCATCACCCGCTTCGTCTTCAGGAAGAAGAGCGCGAAGATCACGCCCATGATCGCGTTGCCGACGAAGGCGCCGAAGCCCTGGTAGAGGTGGTAGGAGCCGCGGAGGACCGCTGAGCAGACGATGATCCAGAACGTGGTCATGCCGGATTGGCGGAGGCGGGTCATCAGGTAGCCGACGACTACGACTTCCTCAAGGATGGAGTTTTCCAGCGCGGCGAGGACCAGCACCGGTACGGCCCACCAGTACGGCTGGAGCCCGGACGGGACGATCTGCGCGTTGAGTCCGAGCTGGAGGGCCGTGTAGACGAGCAGCAGCCCGGGGATTCCGATGAGCGCGGCCAGTCCGACACCCCAGCCCAGGTCGTGGACCGGCCGCCGGAAGTCGATGCCGAGGTCGCGGCCGGGCCGGATGTTGTCGCGCTGGAGCAGGTAGATCACCAGGACGACCGGGATCAGCGCGAAGAAGATGCCGAGCACCTGGTATGTCAGGTCCAGGTAGGGCCGCGGCGACACGGTCGGGTTGAGTGTGGCGGTCTGCTGGGCCAGCGGTTTGTCGGCGGTGAGTTTCGCGGTGAGCGAGACGATCGCGTAGATGGCGGACTGTCCGAGGGACAGCAGCAGCACGATGACGATCTCCGGAAGATACGTCCGACGGGTGGCCTGCTGTTCTTCGAGCGTCACGCGCCAACTCTAGAGGTGACGGCGACACGCCGAGCAGGGTGACGAGTCGCACTTTCGGTACGTCGTGTTCCCGACTGTGCTGACCAATCTGAATGGCATGGGAGACCTCGCACGCATGCTCAAGGAGAGCTGGAGCCTCGTCGAGGAGCATCAGGACAAGGTGGCCGGCTATTTCTACGCCCGCATGTTCCTGTCGCACCCGGATCTGCGAGATCTGTTCCCGGTGCAGATGGACCTGCAGCGCGCCCGGCTGCTGGGGGCGATCGTGACCGCCGTGCAGACGTTGGAGGACCCCGAGAGGTTCGACGACTACCTGCGCGCGCTGGGCCGGGATCACCGCAAGTTCCACGTGGAACCAGAGCACTACGAGGTCGTGGGTGGGGCGTTGATCGAGGCGATGCGAACCGTCGCCGGTGAGCAGTGGGGTGTCGAGTACGACCAGGCGTGGGCCGACGCGTACGCGGTGATCGCCTCGAAGATGCTGGCCGGTGCGGACGCCGACCCGAATCCGCCCTACTGGTACGGCGAGGTCGTCGCCCACGAGCGCCGCGCCCGGGACATAGCGGTCTTCACCGTGCTCCCCCTGCAGCAGCTGGACTTCCGGGCCGGCCAGTACCTGAGTCTCGAGGCCCCGCGCTACCAGCCCCGGCTCTGGCGTACCTATTCACCGGCGAACGCCCCGCGCCGCGACAACACGCTCGAGTTCCACGTGCGCGCGGTCGGCGCCGGCTGGGTCTCCAGCGCCCTGGTCCGCCGGCTCCAGGTCGGCGACATGGTCAAGCTGGCCGCCCCGATGGGGTCGATGACGCTGGACCGAAGATCGACCCGGGACGCCGTGTTCGTGGCCGGCGGCACCGGACTGGCCCCGATCAAATCCCTGCTGGAGGAGCTGACCCGGTACAACCGGACCCGCTGGGTGCACGTCTTCTTCGGCGCGCGGACCCGTGACGACCTGTACGACCTGGCCGACCTGAAC is part of the Actinoplanes sp. NBC_00393 genome and harbors:
- a CDS encoding CPBP family intramembrane glutamic endopeptidase, which codes for MTLEEQQATRRTYLPEIVIVLLLSLGQSAIYAIVSLTAKLTADKPLAQQTATLNPTVSPRPYLDLTYQVLGIFFALIPVVLVIYLLQRDNIRPGRDLGIDFRRPVHDLGWGVGLAALIGIPGLLLVYTALQLGLNAQIVPSGLQPYWWAVPVLVLAALENSILEEVVVVGYLMTRLRQSGMTTFWIIVCSAVLRGSYHLYQGFGAFVGNAIMGVIFALFFLKTKRVMPLIVAHSLLDITAFVGYQLLPDSWLGWLTSE
- a CDS encoding globin domain-containing protein, which gives rise to MGDLARMLKESWSLVEEHQDKVAGYFYARMFLSHPDLRDLFPVQMDLQRARLLGAIVTAVQTLEDPERFDDYLRALGRDHRKFHVEPEHYEVVGGALIEAMRTVAGEQWGVEYDQAWADAYAVIASKMLAGADADPNPPYWYGEVVAHERRARDIAVFTVLPLQQLDFRAGQYLSLEAPRYQPRLWRTYSPANAPRRDNTLEFHVRAVGAGWVSSALVRRLQVGDMVKLAAPMGSMTLDRRSTRDAVFVAGGTGLAPIKSLLEELTRYNRTRWVHVFFGARTRDDLYDLADLNRLAARYPWLSVVTACSDDPTFSGEKGNISDVVARYGPWQEHDFFVSGSGKMVKGTLKTLAELQVPSVRVKYDSFTD